The DNA region CACCAACGAGAGAATTTATACAAAGGTTGAATGgaacatgtgttatttcacaagATTGCTCTTTAGAGAAACTAGGCTACAGCGTATCTTGCGCATGAATGAAATGATATTGTTCAACCCTCGTTGTTTTATCGCATATCAAGAGTGACAGAGTCAAAGACATAATTTAATCCTGCTCCACGCTCTTTATCCGCGCTATCATGTATCGCGAACACGGGAAGGGGTTGATTCCATGCACAGCGCGGACAACTACATTTAATAAGAAAGCCTTTAACTATCAATTTGACATGCATTATAGGTCCACTAAAAATGTACATGCATTATTCTATTCATATCGGAGGCTTATCGATGGAGCTTTGTCGTTTCCTTTGAGAGAGGGTTGGGACTTTATTTTAAAAGTCCCTGAAATCGTATCTCCGTTTGAAATGGAGCCATTTAAGGGACAGAacctaaaatcaaatcaaaaggaAATCATACTAAGCAGCACATGGGATACGgtaaatgtgtctgtgtgtcagagcATTATGGCCCTACAAGATATGAAGGAGAGTGAGTGGTAGCGGAAGAGAATTCTACTTTTCAATTCACATTACATCCTTGCCTTACCTTCGTTGTGGCTGGCAACGCGACATTCTTGGTCAGTAGCTCAAATTAACCATGAATATGACAGTAAATACCACTAGCCAGTAAGCACAAACTATTCAATGACAAACGTTTCTTATAAACATATTAAACTATTGTATATTGCAACCGAACCATATACaactcttgaataatgcaacaattCACAAGCAGACAATTATTGGTTTTATATTCTTGTCTGTAGGCTACACGCATTACATTTGAGCTTCAAGACCAAATACAGACTTGCTATAACAGCATGTCATTAAGTAACGTTAGCCTATCCGAAATGAAAGATTAACCCTGTCATACAATATTAAAGTAAGCTACAGTAGGCCAACATTACAACAAACCAGGGTTAATTTTGAACAATATCATGCAAATCATTACATGTGGTAATTGTGACTGAAAACGTTGGTAGGCTATAACACCGGGAGTAGCTGTTTTATATGGAAGTAAATCAAATGTCTCAACTAGGGTCCAAAGTTGGTTAGGTAAGCTACCagatcaggaaaaactctgggccccaGGAAACGTCCAAtaaagaagcctgaaggaggagagattactagaaacaaactcggtttacccttttatctgtggattaattgtcggagtagaggaccttgtgcatttcaggtaaaataacaacctaatgtttatatcccaggacaaattagctagcaacagcaagataGCGAGCTAAATTTCCATAAATGTTTGCTtcttgacctgtccccaaatgaatatagtttgttcagagttcgttttgatatttaAACCTGTGTGTCCTAATCGTGTCTGGTGTAGAAGGACACAATCAACATGCGCATGATGACGCACGCGGGAGAGCgttctggtcagcatgttactgTAAACATAGTTGTCCAGGGATGATTTTATCCTCTTTTTCCAAATCCAGATAACCTACAAAAATATAGACTGAAGACTTAGTTCTGCTGTGGCAGCCTGCTAATTGTTGAAGGGGAAAGGGAGGAAAAGAAAGCTAAGGCTATTTTACAGCAAATCTGTCATGTCAAATTGGCATAACCATTTAGGCCATTCACACATGCGTAGAATCGGTTATTATTCGATGCAACTAACGAAGTAAAATTGTGAATATTATCAGAAATTTATGGGTAGGGTATATTAATTTATGGGTAGGGTATATTCTAAAATTAGTCCACAATTTATTATGCCTGTGTTGGAATGTGGCcagaaatggtgtgtgtgtgtgtgtgtgtgggggggggggggggggggggggtgtctacCCGCCGCACAACGTGCCCCATGGGACCTTATGATCAGCCAGCCCATAGGGCCAGCACCGAAAAACCTGCTGTGAGACTGCACGCCAAGGCACGTGCACGGAGAATTGAGGGAAGCGCTTAGTTGGTCCCGTCTGTCGCCCCTCTGTAGCAACCCCCTACTAAgataaaacatatatttaataATAGCCTGTTATTTTGACGAATAGCCTAATCAAAGTAATTTTAGACTCATGAATTAACACGATGTCTAAAGTTcttataggaacattagcctatTATATTAGAGGCCTATGGAACTTGGCTGAAGTGCACACATAGGTATACATCTCATTTTGGATAAGACATTGCCTATCACCAAGACCATGCACTGTCTGAAACTGCTTCTAGTTCTCATCTGTCTTGTGATGTGTTTTCCAGTGCCACCATGTTGACAAGGCTATTCAGCGAGGTTCTGCCGGATGTCCAGAAGCTCTCGGGTTGGGTGGAGAACAGCGAGGGCGAGGACTCCAAaaccaaggaggaagacatggGTCCCGTGCAAGACGACGACTTGGATGACGGCGACGCCAGAGAGGGAAGCAGCCGGGATCAATCCGAGATGGCTGGGGATGACGTCGACGATGAGGACTGTGGTGATGAGAACGAGGGGGAAAAGCCCGGGCCAAAGAAACGCAAGATGACGCCAGCACGAATTGAGCGCTCCAAGGTGCGGCGTCAAAAAGCCAACGCACGAGAGAGAACGCGTATGCACGATTTGAACTCTGCGCTGGACAATTTGCGCAAAGTAGTCCCCTGTTATTCCAAAACGCAAAAGCTCTCAAAGATAGAGACGCTGAGACTGGCCAAGAATTACATTTGGGCGCTCGGGGAGATCTTGCGCAATGGGAAAAGGCCAGATGTAGTATCCTACGTGCAGACACTGTGCAAGGGCCTGTCCCAGCCCACCACAAATCTAGTAGCTGGTTGTCTGCAGCTCAACTCTCGGAACTTATTGACAGAGCAGTGTCCTGACGGGGCCCGGTTCCATGTCCCCAACTCCTCTTTCTCCGTGCACCCTTACTCCTACCAGTGTCCCCGTCTGTCCAGCCCTCAGTGCCAACCCGGCTCCAGTCGGCATATGAGGACCCATAACTACGGCTACGGCGACGCGGTCTACCCAGGGGCAATCTCCCCAGAGTACGACAGCCCAGACTATGGGGGCCATCACAGCTCGCCTGTGTGCGTCAACGGCAACTTTTCCGTGAGTCAACAGGAGTGTGGGTCGCCGGACACAGACATGAACTATCACTATGCTATGCACTACTCTGGACTGTCTGCTTCGCGCGCCACTGCTGTCCACGGACTAGCGTTCGGCACATCGGGAGCGCGCAGCGGTTCCGCGCACTCTGAAAACGTGCCGCCGCCATTTCATGACATGCACTTATTACACCATGACAAGACGCCCGTGTACGAGGAACTTAACGTCCTTTACCACAACTGAATTCACCAAAACCCTAACAACCCACCGGACCCCTAAATACCCAACTAAAAATCGTAACGTTAGGCTATAATAGCCTATTCATTTTGACACTGGATGAGGTTTTTAGAAAACGGAAGGTGGGGTGGCAGGAATTGAGAGAGAAATACCAATATTCTCAATGTTGGTTCTCTGTTTTATTGATGTCGTTCCTGAATTGTCGTTATGCACATTTGAAGGTATGTCAGAAATCAATATTTCCAATCAAATGTCGCCGTGTATGCATAATGCGAGTGCACTCAAAATAAAATGTGTTACATGAACGAAACATCTtataaaacaaaaaataaaacaatattttATAATTATCTGACATGAGGTGGTTGAACAAATAAATTATTTCTGACTTGAGAAATTGAGTCAATCTCACTGTATGCTGAAGGGCAAGAGCTCCACCATGGAATCACAAATACATTATTTGAGTACATAACTATCTAAGTGACAAGAACCACTTTCTGCATTAGGTTCGTTTCCAAATCCAATATTGAAACGAAAGACAATTCATCATTAAACTGACCAAAAGCTTAATGGGCGTTTTAGGAATAGGTCTATAGCCTAGTATACTGTACACCCTAAAAAATAAACGTTTCCTGGAAAATCCTTCGGGGTAATTTAAAGTAATCAACCTTTAGATTCCTGTAGGATCCATTAGGATAATTAAGGTTAAGGGAACCTTACATTTAATTTAAGAACCCATAATCTGCTATCAGTTCGTTTTTTAAACGTTGTAGACATAAGGGATGCCTTGAATAACCCTGTTCAAAAGAGGGGTTTTGGAACCAGCAGTGCGCTCCTGAGTAAATGGCGCTAGTGCGTGTATCATTTTACAAATGTGATCTCTCTCATGCCAGCAAAAAAAGACGCGAGCACTAGCTGTCGCCAACCAGAGCCAGGACCATGGACAGTTCTTCCACTCGTGTGCCATCAACGGAAACGTCACTATTTTTTTAAAAGTACTtatcctttatataactaggcatcACCAACTACCTTGGTTAGCTCGGACTCGCCAACCATAATAGTTTATGCCTATGTAGGCCTATTGGATATTTATTCAATCATTATTTATTGAAGTTCTTGTCTCTCATCATTGCAtctctgctagctagctacctgccACTTTTTTTGTTTAGCATAGTAACGttgaatgtttatttatttatttttatttatttttacctttattttactaggcaagtcagttaagaacaaattcttattttcaatgacggcctaggaacagtgggttaactgcctgttcaggggcagaacgacagattttgtaccttgtctgcTCGTGGGTTTGAACttccaacctttcggttactagtccgatgctctaaccactaggttatccTGCCCCTGTCCAGTTAAGTTGTAGATAGTTTGGGTGCTGTGAGAAACTCAGCCTCCACAAAcaaggtaaaacacacacagagagaggacgcAATCTAGGTTATGTTAAACGTGCAAAAATGAAAACATTCAGATCTTACGTCTATCAACTACCCATGTTGAATGTGTCTAATTTATGTATTTCAGGCTGATGTGTTGGGGCGGACTGCTTTGATAGAGAAAATCAACCTCAGAATACTTAATCTAAGTTATGTTTAGTTTGCAACCCAGGAAACTGGGTTGTAAAACCTGACAAAAATATTTCAACCCATGATACACTCTTTCAACATCTCTTTCCATCTTTATCCCTTTAGTCCCTGTCTTATCCTGGACGGTTAAGTGGTGGAGAGTTTAGGTGCTGTGATAGAGAAATGTAGCAACCTCCACAAACAGGTAAGGCACACACAAACAGCGAGAGAGATGTCGTGAATGCTCATGTTTTTTATGTTGTGTTTGTGTCTAATTTATGTATTTAAGGCTGGTATATTGGGGCAGCCTGTTCTGTCCTCTGTATTTCAGACGAAATCAAGACAATGTGTAAGGCTCTCTATGGATCTACAAAAAGGTTCGCCTCTATAAATTCTCTGGATGTAATTGCAGTGTGATTATAGCGTTCTGTGCCATTTCTTTGTCTTTCCAATACTAACTGAATAGTGAATGAATTTACAGTGGGATTATTGTGTGTTCTGTTACCCTGTCTTTGTCCTCCATACTGTCTCGTTATTATCACTGCAGCTGATTGCATAGCACATACTCAACTTTAATTGATGATAATCAAcacccataatcaatgccattgtTATTACAAAAGTAATTGTTAGTCTACATGTTATCTTGTATGTTTCTCTTATGTTTTAGGTATCCCAATACCCGGCAAAACATGGGTGTGTGTACACTCTTTCAAAAGTACTCCTCGTTGAGAGACCAGACATTGAAGGGATGTATAAGAATTCTTCAAATTTACTCCTCATATTAATTCACACACTAACACTTTTTACACCACTGTGCCTACCCAGACCATGATGCTGGCTTGGATATTTTGTTCTTACATTGTTTATTCCGTCACATTTCCAGCAGCTTAACAAGACCATCATCACTGTAAAAAAATGGCCCACGGGCTTAGTAAATATTGCAAAAGAAAATCAATGATTTTGACTTAAAATAAAAGGTTTCTGGTTTTacttcacttttttttttatatagtaCTTAATTTGTGTGTTGAAAATCCAAGGTAATATGCTGCTAAATTTGAACGAATATTTCTAAGTAACAATCAACAACTTAAAAATATATTCAAATTATCATTGTTGGACTGACATGCTagtgtaaccagtgtgaaatggcCAGCGAGTTAGCGGGGTgccagctagttagcggggtgccaGCTagttagcgtttcaatcggtgatgtcactcgttctgagaccttgaagtactatagttgttccccttgctctgcaagggctgtggcttttgttgagcgataggtaacgatgcttcgagggtgtcagttgttgacgtgtgcagagggtccctggttcgagcccaggtaggggcaaggagagggacagaagcaaaactgttacattgatgctgttgacccggatcactggttgctgcagaAAAGGAGGACTCAAACAAGGTTCCGAAGGTACAGTCACTGGGCCTACACGGGGCACACCCTTTAATTTGTCAATTTTCATCTCACATGTTTTTAGATTAATTTTTCAAACTTAAACATTTCATTAGCTCCAttgtcatgtgacctactgacttcaaacaaggtccAGAATGTCCAatcagtgggcctacacattgcacatCCTTAAGTTTGTCCTTTAGTTTGTCCAGTTTACCCTTTTCTTTAATATTTATCTACAATAATTGGTAGTTCTAAGTACTTATTttccatgtttttttatttttccaCATTCTTTAACAGCGGTACacaataggagagagacagataatatctcCTTTCGTCTTTAATATCAACCAAACAGGAAAAGGGCAGAGTACGAGAGTCatgctattaattgtccaaagcagggatggagagtgagctagTAAGGTGGGCTGCAGTGGGTTTGctggtcaatacatatactgaacatgTAACCATAGTAATGGTGCCCAGTAAATCAATGAATAAAAATGGAATATTGACAAATTAAACAGAAATTGTAGACCTTTCATCTTTTCCAACATGTCAACAGACACAACATTTCACTGTGTTAACTTTAtctttatccctggttgatgtacattacattacatttaagtcatttagcagacgctcttatccagagcgacttacaaattggtgcgttcaccttaagacatccagtggaacagccactttacaatagtgcatctaaatcttttaagggggggggggggggggttggggggggtgagaaggattactttatcctatcctaggtattcctgaaagaggtggggtttcaggtgtctccggaaggtggtgattgattgATGTACATGTCAGAGCCTCTTCAGTGTGGATGGGGTATAGCATACATTTTCAACAACAAAGACTGCACTTCCAGTTTGTGTTCTTTACTCTGTTGAACTCTTGTCTTCATTCCTAGGcacagcacatggaaccactgTTAGCAAAACAAAGCGTAACACATTATATATAATGTAAAATATCAATGCAGTATGACGAATTAGCCATACATTGTGTTATATCATAAATTGTCAAAAGATTATAAACATGTTAAATAAAGTTACTAACCCAGTCAGTCTTTGGGCCACACCAGGTTCTTTATCAGTGACAAAAATGAAGCAGTTGTTGGCTTTGTTGACCTCTGAAATCATAGGCATGAACTGAACATATGGCTGTCCCACACAACTACATCAAAATAAagaatttacatttactttgaatTAAATGTCATTACCAGACATGTTtagtataaaaaatataaaagtaGCATATAGTATCCAACCCTATCACAGAGTGAAAAAATGTAGAGCGTTTAGACTTTAAGAAAAAATATTAAGTGACAGTTTCTTCAGTACGTGCTTAAAGAAAGTCCTATCACAGATGACAGTCTATGACAATAGAGAATTAATTGTAACCACTAAAGTGTGTTAAAGTGTGTTTGTCAAAATAATATATGAAAATGTCAGTTGTTGAACATAATACTTCTATTTGCAATAGCAATTTATGATATATGCCGTTGAAGAATATTCCATATACCAACACTACATGTAGGACGGACATAAGACAttcccacatacagtatacacatagaGGTATTTTTCAGCTATGATTTTACCACTCAGAGTCCAGAATGGATATGACAATGGGGCCAGCACAGGATGTAATACACCCTTACAATCTACTTTTTGATCTTCTTGACTTCTTAGctggtaaatcaaatcaaatcaaatcaaagcaaTTTATCTGGTAAATTGCTACTGTGTGTCAAGAAAAGAGCCCCGATTAGGGGTTAGTGAACTCCAGTAAAGAAGGGCTGGTTTAGATTAAAAACTTGCCCTGTGTCCCCATTCATAGGGGCATGATAGACTAGTCAGTGGTAGAATTGAGTTGGCACTTTATTGGCCCAAACACCCACAGACCCACAAGGTTGAGGTTACTCATGGACAGTaattcttttttttgtttttttgttgcattGATGCATTGTGTCTTCTAACTGTCCAAGAATAGGATGCAAAGTGTTAGAAAATATTTATTCCCATAAAAACAGAGGAGGATGTCTCTCCTCATACCTCTGGCACTTTAGTCAGACTGCCAGACTGTGTAACAACTTCATGATGGGGCTGGCAACACAGTTCCCATTGACTAAGCACCACGGAGACCAATCAGGAGAGAATACCAATACCAGGGTGCCAAttgaaagtcaaggggtgtgtctGTGCCTTTAGGATTACTCTCTCTTTACAGAGAACCCCTGTAGTTCAAGTCATGAGCTACCCTTGCCCTTTCAGTCTGCTCTGCGCATGTCTGAAAGTGACAGAGCCTGCAGCCAAGAGACTTTTTCACAGTATGTCATAAAAAAGTATTGCACTTATGAATGTATGTGAAATACTAATATGTATTACATCCAGTACAATGGAATAACTATAGTCCACTGACTATATaagggtagtcagtggacattctgaatcttgtttgaagtcagtaggtcacatgacaaAGGTTCTATTGACATTTTAAAGTTTGAAAAATTAATGCAAAATCTTGTGAGGTGGAAATGGACAAACTGAAGGTGTTGCAATGTGTAGGCCCAgtgagtggacattctgaaccgtgtttgaagtcagtaggtcatatgaccaAAGAACTACGGAGAAattcaaaaatgtaaataaatcatTTAAAGAGATGCGAGATGTAAATCGAcaaaaaaaagtgtgtgcaatGTGTGTCTATGCCATCGGGTTAGCAAGAAACAGTTTTGAAAGTTTTAGGAGGTATAGTTAAAGAGCTGCTGAAATGTGAAAATTAGATTTGTCACAATGTTGAAGGTCCCTAACTGCTGTTGGTGGACGTAAGGAAAACTACAGGCGAATATTCAACCTGAAGCTGTCTTTACCTCGGGCTACAGTAGCTAACTAAACTCacgtaaactcgtacatcgccttggtccgtacaattgaccttattttagcgccccaaaaacgtcatatttccagatcaactgtaatgtcaataccattgtaaagcacactttctcccctttccaacgaAATAAATGGCATGACCTAaacgatctgtccaacttatcaccttatcgcctctaagaTGTAaagaaaacactataaagagtttatataatgtgtcattacatacctatttgaaggtttgtgttgaatttgaatcgggtttttagggtggtgctaaagtgatcttagaagtaaacagcggctttgagaatgatgatggcatgcaatgatgacgcaaaaaaggactaggtatcccccccttacccccgtgtaactgtccatttcttgtttttaaaggattagagaagtgctacacctggtggcgAGAGATTGtcagacagaaatagttgctttatgtgTGCTGTATGTTATGACATGTCccgatgtaacggagggtccgtttattcaacttttctccaatactatagagccattaccaggtcgttcaacgcttgaatagaaacgtagttcacaccccagattttgtagtcaacacagtcgctacagtcccattagttttctttgtagcctcgtttgaatgttgcggttgcgcacatttttacggaatggggtgagtttacgttagtaAGTTAGCAGTGCGTTTTCTCACCTCGGCACTGTTTCTAATCTTTGTCATTTTTGTGTAAGTTTTATTTGAACCGAAATAGCTATGTAACATATTAGCTACCTAGCTTACCAAAAAATGCATTGTCAGCGAACATTACAGTAGAACTGAACACATGTGCCCCTGCAATTTAATGTTTGCCTGCAAGGCaagccagccaggcagagacaggaacgAGCAATacttacgttagctagctatctatctacacctagctatctagctacacCTGTACTTGCACAAACCTTTGTGTTATTCACAACGTCACAACAAGGCAGCACTGCAAACTTTGACCTTGTgcagtagttacagtatgtagtcaaTAATCTAACAGCCAAGCTAGCTAAATGTAATAACTGGGCTGCTAGTAAGATAGATAACAAGCAGCTCTTCCAAGTCAGCTAGGATTGTTATGTTTCCATTTTTTATCAAGCTGAAATCTAAAGCTGAAATCATTTTAGTTTTATTTTCCTGACATTGTCATTTTTGAATACAATTCCTCTTTTTTGGG from Oncorhynchus nerka isolate Pitt River linkage group LG16, Oner_Uvic_2.0, whole genome shotgun sequence includes:
- the LOC115143944 gene encoding neurogenic differentiation factor 2-like, with the protein product MLTRLFSEVLPDVQKLSGWVENSEGEDSKTKEEDMGPVQDDDLDDGDAREGSSRDQSEMAGDDVDDEDCGDENEGEKPGPKKRKMTPARIERSKVRRQKANARERTRMHDLNSALDNLRKVVPCYSKTQKLSKIETLRLAKNYIWALGEILRNGKRPDVVSYVQTLCKGLSQPTTNLVAGCLQLNSRNLLTEQCPDGARFHVPNSSFSVHPYSYQCPRLSSPQCQPGSSRHMRTHNYGYGDAVYPGAISPEYDSPDYGGHHSSPVCVNGNFSVSQQECGSPDTDMNYHYAMHYSGLSASRATAVHGLAFGTSGARSGSAHSENVPPPFHDMHLLHHDKTPVYEELNVLYHN